Genomic DNA from Haloarcula marina:
TTGTACTCCGAGGACCAATGGGGGTACGCACAGCGCTCACAGATGAAGGAGTTCCTGACCGACGCCGGGTGGCAACCGGTCGGGAGTCTGGGGGCCCAGTTGGGAACGCGGGACTTCACGCAGTACACGGCGGACATCGAGAACGCCGACGAAGACGTTCTCGTCCTGAACTTCCGGGGACTCGACGCGGCGAACGCCGTCCGCGCGGTCCGCGAGGCGTTCCCCGAGGAGAACGTCGTCATCCCGCTCTACACCCGGGCGGTCGCGCAGACGGCCGCGGGTGCAATCGAAGACGTTCTCGGGACCATCGCGTGGGACACGTCCATCGTGACGCCGCTGTCGGGCCAGTTCATGGACTCGTTCAGTAACGAGTACAAGGGCGGCACGAACTCCACGTCGTCGTGGATACCCTCCGGCCCGGCCCACGTCGCCTACACGCAGACGCTGCAGTACGCCCACGCCGTCGCTCGCGCCGAGACGTTCGACCCGAACGAGGTCATCTCGGCTCTGGAGGGGTGGGAGTACGGTGCGGGGATGGGCGCACAGACGATGCGGGCATGCGACCACCAGTCGATGCGTCCCGTCCCAATCGTCAGGGGACGGCCGCGCGAACAGCAGAGTCTCGGTCGGTACTACGACTTGGTCGAGACCACACGGGAGGCGACGTACCCGTGCACCGAGGGACCGGCGACCGACTGCTCGCTGGACGGTAACTAACTATGAGTGGACAGGACACACCTCTGGATGGGGAATCGAGCGGCGACGATGCGAGCGGCGGTCTCCTCGCGACGATTACGCCGGACCCGATTCGGCGTAACTTCGCGCTGAAGTTCGGTATCGTGCTGGTGGTGATGGCGCTGTCCGTCGGCGTCGTCGGCATCGCCGCCACGGAACAGGTCCGTACCTACACCGAGACACAGGTCACCGACGAGTACAGGGGCGTCGCCGCACAGGAGGGGGACATCATCGAGCAGTGGTTCGAACGCAACCGCCTGTCGGTGCAGTTCGTCTCCTCGAGTGACGGGTGGACCACCGACGATACCGAAGACCTGCGGGCGGAACTCCGCAATCGGGAAGCGGGGCTATCGGCCGACGTGTCGAGCGTCCACCTGGTCGAACGGCAGATAACCGGCACGAACGTCGTCGCGAGTACGTCGCTGAGTGCCGACACGAACGTCTCGACCGTCGGTCGGGGATGGACGGCCGACACGTCGTTCGACCGGGCGGGAGAGGTGACCCACTCCGGCGTCTACGAGACACAGACCGGTCCCGTCGTCGGGTTCATGAGTCCCGTCGACGCCTCCCAGAACCGGTATATCGTCATCGAGTACTCCGTCGACAGCATCACCGAGTCCCTGCAAGGCTCAGAGCGCGCAGAGGGTGGATTCACGCAGGTCGTGAACGGTTCGAACGTCGTCATGTTCGACGAGAGCGCCGAGGGCGGCGTCGGCGACGAGATGCTCCAGCAGTACGCGTCGGGCGGTGAAGCGACCCAGCCGATTTCGCAGGCCAACGACCTGCGCGGCGGCGACCAAGCGGCGGGCGTCATCGCCACCATGCCCGCGGGCGACGTGGTCGCCGAGCAGTACACCGTCGGCTTCTCGCCCATCGAGGGCACCGACTGGGTCGTGCTGGTCCACGCCCCGTATTCGGCGGTGTTCGGATTCGTCCAGAACGTCCAGTTGTACGGTATCGTCGGGACCGTCGTGATGGTCCTGCTCATCGGCGGCGTCGGCGCGGTACTCGGCTACAACACCGCGACAGCCATCGACCGCCTCACCCGAAAGACCGAGCAGATGCGCGAGGGTGACCTCGACGTGGACATCTCCTCGTCCCGCATCGACAACATCGGTCGCCTGTACGACGGGTTCGCCGACATGCGCGACGCGCTCAAACAGCAAATTAACGAGGCTCAGCGCGCACAGAAGGAGGCGGAAGTCTCCCGCGCCGAGGCGATGGAGGTCAACAAGTACCTCCAAACGAAGGCCGAGGAGTTCTCGGAAGTGATGGAGGCGACGGCCGCCGGGAACCTCACCAGGCGGATGGAGACGGACGGCGAGAATCAGGCCATGGACCGCATCGCGAGCGAGTTCAACGGCATGATAGACGAACTGGAGAAGACCATCGGCCAACTCGACAGTTTCGCCGACGAAGTGGCCGACTCCGGTGACGTGGTGCTGACCAGCGCCGAGTCCGTGCGCGACGCCTCCGAACAGGTCGCCGAGTCCGTCCAGAAGATTTCCGACGACGCCTACGACCAGAAAGAACGGCTCCAGACGCTCTCGGAGGACTTGGACGAACTCGTCGAGCAGTTACAGCGGTTCCAAGACGAGAACCCCGAAGTCGAGATGGCCGACTCGCTCGCGGCGTTCCAGACGACGGCGACGACGCTACAGGAGGCCGCGGATACCAGCGAGAACATGATGGCCGAATCCGAGACGGTCGCCGGGGCCGCCGAGGAACAGGCCGCAGAACTGAACGAAGTGTCGTCGCGCGCCGAACGACTCAAGCGCTACGCGCAACCGCTCGGCGACATCCTCGGCCGGTTCCAGACCGAGGCCGAACACGAGTTCGTCTTCTCGGGCGGCCCCTCGCAGGGCCTCGCGGAGAACGACGACAACTGACCGGCGAGAGGAGTTTTTCGATTCGCCGACTCAGGGCGATTCGTCCTCGCCGAGAATTTCGCGGGTCCGCGCGGCGGCGGTCAACACCGGGAACGTCCACTGTTGGTCGTCGTACAGGAGCGTACACAGGCTCACCCTGTTCTCCCCGGGCAGTGCCACCTGTCGGTCTAAGTGCCGTTGCCGGGTTTCGACGACGCCTTCGAGCGTCTCGGCGAACGTCGACTCGTACCAGTGTGGGATGGTGATGCCGTCGAGGCCGACGACGAGTTCCATCAGGGAGTCGCGCGCCGTCTCCAGCGACGACTCCTCGCGGTCGAGCGTCTCCAGAAACCGCTCCCGTTCGGTCGCCGCGTCTTTGGCTGCCGTGACGAGCGCCTGTTTGTACGGCGCAGTGAACTGCCCGCCGTTGGGGCGAAACCGTTCGGCGAGTGCCTCGCCGAGTTCCAACATCACGTTCTCGACCAGCGACTCGTCGTACACCGCCTCGTAGTGCGGGACGCTCATCACTGTCTCTCGGTACGCCTCGCGGACACGTTCGAGTTGTGAGCATCGGTCCTGCCGAGTCTGCAGGGTCTGTGACTGCGCCATCGGTAGCCACTGTGGTTCGGCGGCATCGACGTCGGCGACCCGCGACGCGAAGGCTTCGAAGGCGTCGGCTTCCGCGGCGACTTCAGACTGCTCTGCCTCGACGATATCGAGCGCCGTCGTGACGGGGCCGAGGACGTGCCGCCGAAAGGATTGGAGGTATCGGGTCCCAGAGACGTTGGTGTCAATCATTATCACGACTTCGTGCGACTATAACTAAAATGTTTGTTTCACCTATATCTTGCCGAGCGGTCGTTATCACTGTCCAAATCGGGTGATTGGATTCATTACATTGGATATCCAATTTTTGAGCATATACCTATTTCAGCACTATTCTATATTATTGCGCCTCACAAGTCGAAACACACTAAAACCAACTAATAATCATATTTCGCTCGATGAGAACACCGAAGTCACTGCGCCCCGTCGTTCACGTATGTCTCGGGGCGGCCCACTCGTCGTACTGCTGCTCGCCGCCGCCCTGCTACTCGCAGGGTGTGGGGAGCTATTGGGGACCGGCGGGTCCGCCGACGAACCGGCGGTGACGCCCGCACCCGTACCGGAGACGGCGGTGACCCCCACCCCCACCCCGACGCCGACACCGGAACCGAACGGTCGGTCGCTCGCGGGCGGCGCGTCACAGCGCGGACACTGGGTCGGGGTCGTGAGCGATGCGAACCGAACAGCATCCGCGCAGGGACGATACCTGTCGCTCCGGCCGACCTGCGACCGGCCGCCGGGCCTCGTCGTCCACATACAGGTGAACGCGCTCCAGAACGACGACCCGGTCACGCACGCTGGCGTCAACGCGACGTGGCGGTTCATGGCCCTTTCGTACCGATCCGCGTTCGGGTCGTACGAGGACTTCGTCGACGTAGTCACGTCAGAGTATCGCCCGCTCCTCTCCCCCGCGACGGTGACCTACGAACCGCTGGTCCGCGACGGCGCGTTCGCGTCTCAGCGAGTCAAAGTCACCGATGGGAACGAGACGAGCGTCTACACGTGGCGACTGGAACTCCAAATGATACAGACCATAGAACCCTACGGCGGGTGCTGGATGACGACGAGCATCACCGCGTCGTAATCGCAGGGGGGTCACGCCCCCTCGCCGTCGTCGAGCGCGCCCGACCGGTCGGTCTTGCCCGTCCGCGTCGTCGGCAACTCCTCCACGAACGCGATTCGCCGCGGGCGCTTGTGCGGCCCGAGGTGGTCAGCGACCGTCGACCGCAACGCCGCCGCGAGGTCGTCGGTGGCCGTCGCGTCCGCCGCGGGGACGACGAACGCGACGACTCGCTGCCCGCGCTCCGGGTCCGGTTCGCCCTCGACGCGGACGGCGGCGACGGCGGGATGGTCCGAGAGCACGCCCTCCACTTCGAGCGGG
This window encodes:
- a CDS encoding DUF7260 family protein, whose product is MIDTNVSGTRYLQSFRRHVLGPVTTALDIVEAEQSEVAAEADAFEAFASRVADVDAAEPQWLPMAQSQTLQTRQDRCSQLERVREAYRETVMSVPHYEAVYDESLVENVMLELGEALAERFRPNGGQFTAPYKQALVTAAKDAATERERFLETLDREESSLETARDSLMELVVGLDGITIPHWYESTFAETLEGVVETRQRHLDRQVALPGENRVSLCTLLYDDQQWTFPVLTAAARTREILGEDESP
- a CDS encoding ABC transporter substrate-binding protein, which codes for MDSRATSETATLSRRTFLRATGASGLAGLAGCGGGSGSGSGTSTAERIGNYPVSGDTVTFGFNVAQSGPFSTTGDEGLRGHELAVKHINEGGGWVNNKFFPRLSGEGLLGKTVETVVRDTQSDPETARDSAASMIENDDIIMLSGGSTSDTGLAHQELAAEHEVIYMSTMTHIDSMTGQKCNRFTFREMFNSYMTAKALTPVLVEEFGSDVNFFQLYSEDQWGYAQRSQMKEFLTDAGWQPVGSLGAQLGTRDFTQYTADIENADEDVLVLNFRGLDAANAVRAVREAFPEENVVIPLYTRAVAQTAAGAIEDVLGTIAWDTSIVTPLSGQFMDSFSNEYKGGTNSTSSWIPSGPAHVAYTQTLQYAHAVARAETFDPNEVISALEGWEYGAGMGAQTMRACDHQSMRPVPIVRGRPREQQSLGRYYDLVETTREATYPCTEGPATDCSLDGN
- a CDS encoding DUF4864 domain-containing protein is translated as MSRGGPLVVLLLAAALLLAGCGELLGTGGSADEPAVTPAPVPETAVTPTPTPTPTPEPNGRSLAGGASQRGHWVGVVSDANRTASAQGRYLSLRPTCDRPPGLVVHIQVNALQNDDPVTHAGVNATWRFMALSYRSAFGSYEDFVDVVTSEYRPLLSPATVTYEPLVRDGAFASQRVKVTDGNETSVYTWRLELQMIQTIEPYGGCWMTTSITAS
- a CDS encoding PDC sensor domain-containing protein; its protein translation is MSGQDTPLDGESSGDDASGGLLATITPDPIRRNFALKFGIVLVVMALSVGVVGIAATEQVRTYTETQVTDEYRGVAAQEGDIIEQWFERNRLSVQFVSSSDGWTTDDTEDLRAELRNREAGLSADVSSVHLVERQITGTNVVASTSLSADTNVSTVGRGWTADTSFDRAGEVTHSGVYETQTGPVVGFMSPVDASQNRYIVIEYSVDSITESLQGSERAEGGFTQVVNGSNVVMFDESAEGGVGDEMLQQYASGGEATQPISQANDLRGGDQAAGVIATMPAGDVVAEQYTVGFSPIEGTDWVVLVHAPYSAVFGFVQNVQLYGIVGTVVMVLLIGGVGAVLGYNTATAIDRLTRKTEQMREGDLDVDISSSRIDNIGRLYDGFADMRDALKQQINEAQRAQKEAEVSRAEAMEVNKYLQTKAEEFSEVMEATAAGNLTRRMETDGENQAMDRIASEFNGMIDELEKTIGQLDSFADEVADSGDVVLTSAESVRDASEQVAESVQKISDDAYDQKERLQTLSEDLDELVEQLQRFQDENPEVEMADSLAAFQTTATTLQEAADTSENMMAESETVAGAAEEQAAELNEVSSRAERLKRYAQPLGDILGRFQTEAEHEFVFSGGPSQGLAENDDN